GCTGCGACGACTAAGGTCTGATATCCCGTGTCCCGTCACCAGAAACTCACCCGCTCGTTTTACGGCCGCCCGACTCTGGAAGTGGCGCCCGACTTGCTTGGCAAGTTTTTAGTTCATGCTTCATCGAGGGAGGTCTATTCGGCGCGGATCGTCGAGGTGGAGGCATATATCGGGGAGGAAGACCCGGCCTGCCACGCAGCCTGCGGGCCGACTGAACGAAACAGGATCATGTATGGCCCACCCGGATTCGCCTATATCTATTTCATTTACGGCATGTATTATTGTCTCAACTTCGTAACCGAGCCAAAGGGGAGGCCGGCGGCTGTGCTGATTCGCGCGGCGGAGCCGTTCGACGGTTTTGACAGACTTCTCTCAAAGCAAGGTGGAGCAAAGGGGATACGCGCATTGAGCGGGCCGGGAAAACTCTGTCGGGCGTTCGGTCTGACTTTCCAACATAACGGACTGGACCTGACCGGCCGGCGTCTGTACCTTGAGGACCGTGGCAGCGCGGTTTCGCACATTCGTTGCTCGACACGCATCGGGATCCGCAAAGGGGCCGACAAGCTCTGGCGGTTTTTCGACGCCGATTCAGCGGTGGTGTCGTCAAGGAGATTGGACTCGCGACCTATTCGTGCGACGAACATCGGCGTAAGCCCAAAAGATGACTTAGACGTAGAAATAGCCCATTGACATGTTCAGCCCGGAGTTCCTTCAACGTGCACTTATCGCCGCACCGGCCATTCTGTTCGCGCTTACCGTGCATGAGTTCTTCCATGCCTGGACCGCATACCGGTTTGGGGACACCACCGCCCGCGATCTGGGGCGACTTACCCTGAATCCGCTGGCGCATTTGGATTTCTTTGGGACCATCATGATGTTCGTATCGCAGTTCCGATTCGGGTGGGCCAAGCCGGTCCCTGTCAATCCGATGAATTTGCGAAACCCGCGCATGGCGGACTTGTGGATATCCGCAGCCGGCCCGTTATCGAATCTGGGGCTGGGATTCATCTTCGGTCTCATTTTCCGGGCCGTGAACACGGCATCGGTGCAGCTTCCAGAAGCGGTTGGACTGTTCTTGTTCTTCTCGGTCATGATCAACGTTTCGCTCGCCTTCTTCAACCTGATTCCGCTGTTTCCGCTCGACGGCTCCCATATCCTGCGCAATCTGCTTCCGCCGGAATATGGGCCCAGCCTGGACCGGTTGGATCAATTCGCTCCGTTCATTCTGATGCTGCTCATCATTGTGGGAGCGTTCTCGTACATCATCGGCCCGTTTGTCACTCTTTTCGTGCATCTCTTCTCCGGAATACGGATCGGTTAATCGCCGCCTCTGATGTGCCATGAATCCAAAGTCTGCATTCTGGTTCTGGTCCTGCCGATTCCGACTGGTCTTACTGCTTATAGTTTTTGGACTTTCGGGCTGTGGCGGCCGAGGTATTAGCGAAGGGCCGTCAATCGATGAAAGCACCGTGAGGGGAAAGGTCTTCGCCGATGCTTTTCTATATGACGCCAAACTGGTACGGCACGGCAAACCTACATCGTTCCGACTGGAATTGTTCCGTACCGATTCGGTCATTGCGCTGGGGGGGAGAGGGTATCTCGGCAAAGGAGCCTTGCGAGGTCGAATGACCAGTGACTCGCTTGTGGTCTATTTCCCCGCCACCAACGAATATCTTCGCGAGACTATAAGCGAATTGCTGAACTCCTTTGGATGTTCCCTCGCCCGGACATCCTTGGACGCGATCGAATTCTTCGCGCGCCCTCCGGACAGAACCACAACAGACTCGTCTCTCCAAGTGGTACTTGTTAGGGATGACAAGAAGCGCCCAGTCTATGGACTATTTTCGGACGAGTGTGCCTGGCGAGTCGAGATTGAGTATGAGCGGAATAAAGAAGCGTGGCGTGTACGCGAGTTGGTGTTCGATGACGGTGCCGGTGTCACGTTGACGGCGCGCCTCCGCGAGAGCCGGAGCCACGTAGGTATTCCAGCCGCTCGCTTTGAGATCTCCTGGCCGCCCGATGCCTTGCGGCTCACCCCGTAACGATACGTCCTGCCAATTGACTTCGCATACTCAATTGGCGATTTTCCCTGCATGGATAACGGAGTTGACGCGTGAATATCTACAGACGCACGTTCGCCGCCATTAAGCTGTACTGGAAACAGCTGGTTTTGGCGTCATCGTCTGCTGCTCTGCATGCAATCTTCTCCGGATTGTTGGTCTGGATGGCCGGTCCGCTCCTGATGAATCTCTTTCAGGTGCAAGGACTGCCCGGCGTGTCCGATATGCCGATGCCTGACTCTGCCATCCAGCAGCTACCTCAGCCCGCTGCCGATTCGGCCGGTTTCTGGGGTTCGGTGGCACGGGCCGCAGTCAACCTGAAAGAGGGGATGAAAGGGATAATCGATAATCTGGTCGCGGCCGACAGCAGGAGCGAAATGCTGGTCAACTTCTGTATTATTATCCTGGTGGTGGTGCTGGCCAAAAATCTGTTTCTCTACCTCCAGTCGTTTTTCACGATTTACGTGCAGCAGTCGATGATGCGCAGTTTCCGGGATCGCCTGTTCGACAAATACCAGCGGCTTTCGCTCGACTATTTTCACCAGCGCCGCACGGGACAGGTGATGTCGCGTATCACGAGCGATGTGGTGGTCCTGAACGAATCCATAGATCTCGGTTTTAACCGTCTGGTGACCGATTCGGTGTTCGTCTTGGTGCTGTTCGCTTTTCTGGTCATCCTGAGTTGGAAACTGACGCTCTTGGCGATGGTCATCCTGCCGGTCGTGTTTGGATTCATCTGGTTCGTCGGCAAGAAGATGCGGCGGTACTCGGCGCGCTCACAGGAGCGGATGGCAGATGTTAATTCGGTGCTGGAGGAATCGGTCAGCAACATACGGATCGTCAAGGCCTTCTCCATGGAGCAGTTCGAGGCCACGAAGTTTTTCGCCGCTACCTATCGATATTTTCGCGCGCTCCTCCGCATGGCGCGCATCGGGGCGCTTGCCTCACCCATTAACGATACGCTGGCGACGGTCGCAGGAGTGCTAATCCTGCTCTTCGCCGGTTCGCAGATCATTTCGGGCAAAGGGGAACTCGATGCCGGCGACTTCATGACTTTTATCCTGGCCATGTTCTCGATGATCAAGCCGGTCAAGTCACTCAGCCAGATTCACGTCAAGTTGCAGGAGGGCATGGCGGCGGCTGATCGGATATTCGAGGTTCTGGATACGACGGAACAGATTGTCGACGGACCTCAGGCGCAGCAACTCAACTCCTTCCAGTCCTCGATCCGGTACGAGCACGTCGGTTTCAGCTACAATCCCCAGGAGCCTGTATTGACCGACATCTCATTCGAGGTGCGAAGGGGGGAGGTGGTGGCGGTAGTAGGACCGTCGGGAGCAGGCAAATCGACGCTGTTTGACCTGCTGCCGCGCTTCTACGACCCGCAGGCTGGGAGGATTGTTATCGACGGACACGACATCCGAGACCTTTCCCTGACATCACTTCGCGGGCTGATGGGGATAGTCACTCAGGAGACATTTCTTTTCAACGATTCGATCTTCAACAACATCGCGTACGGCATGAACGGCATTCCCAAAGAGAAGGTTGTAGAGGCGGCCACGGTAGCTAACGCACACGAGTTCATCTCTCAGTTCGAGAAGGGGTATGACACGGTCGTTGGTAACCGGGGTGAAATGCTTTCGGGTGGCCAACGGCAGCGACTGGCTATTGCGCGGGCGCTTCTCAAAAATCCGCAAATATTGATCTTCGATGAGGCCACCTCGTCGCTGGATACCGAATCTGAGGTGCTGGTTCAGCAGGCGATCGATCATCTGATGAGCAACCGCACCACGCTCGTCATCGCTCATCGGCTGTCTACTATCAAGCACGCCGATCGCATCCTCGTCCTCGCCGAGGGACAGATCAGAGAATGCGGCTCACATGCTGAGCTCATGGCTCTCGGCGGTTTGTACGCGCGGCTTTATTCGCTGCAGTTTCGTGACCACGCATGAACCTGCTGTTTCTGGATTCTATCGAGGCCAACACGTATGGCGGCATGGAAGAATGGATACGTCTGGTTGCGCACGGGCTGAGTCAACGAGGGCACCATATCACGCTTGTGGGCAGGCCGCGTTCGGAGTTCCTACGCCGAGCGACTGCGGGTGCAGGTCAGATCGAAACCGTGGAACTGAAGGTCTCCGGCGACTTTCATCCGGTGACAGTTGTGCGTTTGGCGAGAATGGTCAGAGCGCGCGCGATTGATGCGGTTGTCTGCAATTTCAACAAGGACATTCGCCTGGCCGGCCTGGCCCGGTCGATTGGCGGCAGGCACAGAGTAATCTGGTCCGCCGGACTTGATATTACGAAGAACACGGTAGTACATCGGTGGTTGACGCCGCGGCTTATTGATCGCGTATTTGTTCCGTCGCAATCGTTGAAGAATCAGATCACGCGACAC
The genomic region above belongs to Candidatus Zixiibacteriota bacterium and contains:
- a CDS encoding ABC transporter ATP-binding protein produces the protein MNIYRRTFAAIKLYWKQLVLASSSAALHAIFSGLLVWMAGPLLMNLFQVQGLPGVSDMPMPDSAIQQLPQPAADSAGFWGSVARAAVNLKEGMKGIIDNLVAADSRSEMLVNFCIIILVVVLAKNLFLYLQSFFTIYVQQSMMRSFRDRLFDKYQRLSLDYFHQRRTGQVMSRITSDVVVLNESIDLGFNRLVTDSVFVLVLFAFLVILSWKLTLLAMVILPVVFGFIWFVGKKMRRYSARSQERMADVNSVLEESVSNIRIVKAFSMEQFEATKFFAATYRYFRALLRMARIGALASPINDTLATVAGVLILLFAGSQIISGKGELDAGDFMTFILAMFSMIKPVKSLSQIHVKLQEGMAAADRIFEVLDTTEQIVDGPQAQQLNSFQSSIRYEHVGFSYNPQEPVLTDISFEVRRGEVVAVVGPSGAGKSTLFDLLPRFYDPQAGRIVIDGHDIRDLSLTSLRGLMGIVTQETFLFNDSIFNNIAYGMNGIPKEKVVEAATVANAHEFISQFEKGYDTVVGNRGEMLSGGQRQRLAIARALLKNPQILIFDEATSSLDTESEVLVQQAIDHLMSNRTTLVIAHRLSTIKHADRILVLAEGQIRECGSHAELMALGGLYARLYSLQFRDHA
- a CDS encoding site-2 protease family protein encodes the protein MFSPEFLQRALIAAPAILFALTVHEFFHAWTAYRFGDTTARDLGRLTLNPLAHLDFFGTIMMFVSQFRFGWAKPVPVNPMNLRNPRMADLWISAAGPLSNLGLGFIFGLIFRAVNTASVQLPEAVGLFLFFSVMINVSLAFFNLIPLFPLDGSHILRNLLPPEYGPSLDRLDQFAPFILMLLIIVGAFSYIIGPFVTLFVHLFSGIRIG
- a CDS encoding DNA-3-methyladenine glycosylase → MSRHQKLTRSFYGRPTLEVAPDLLGKFLVHASSREVYSARIVEVEAYIGEEDPACHAACGPTERNRIMYGPPGFAYIYFIYGMYYCLNFVTEPKGRPAAVLIRAAEPFDGFDRLLSKQGGAKGIRALSGPGKLCRAFGLTFQHNGLDLTGRRLYLEDRGSAVSHIRCSTRIGIRKGADKLWRFFDADSAVVSSRRLDSRPIRATNIGVSPKDDLDVEIAH